GACATCGATGCCGAAACCATGCGCCGACGGCTGTTCACCGAGCCGGAAGAGCGTCCCGGCGAATTCGATCCGATGCCGGTCTGCCGCATCGCCGCGAACAAATCACCGCCGGTCTTCCGGAACCTGCATGTCCTGTCGCGCGAACGGGCCGCCGAACTGGACATCGATGTCGACGCGGCGCTGGCCAACGTGCCCGTCCTGCGGGGTGTACTCGAGACCGTCGACCTCGCGCGGCTGCTGCAGGTCGTGTTTGCCCGCGATCCGGCCGGGTACGACGCGGAGCAGGCGCTCTACGCCGGCTTCATCGGCAATGTCGACAGGCGCCTGCTCGACCAGCTGCGGAGCATGGATCCGGCCACCTTCGCGACGTCCCAGCCGGGCTTCGTCGACCCCAGGCTCGACGAGCTGTTCCTGCGCTACAAGGCGCGCCATTATCCGGCCACCCTGTCGCAGCGCGAGGAGGACAAGTGGGAAGAGTACCGTTTCCGCAAGCTGATCGAAGGGGCTGCGGACAACCGCACGGTATCGACGGTGCGCGAGGCGGTAAGCCGCTGCCGGGAATCGCTGGCCGCCTCCAGCGCGCCGGCCGACCCGGACCAGTACCAGGTGCTCGACGATGTGCTGGCCTACACGAATGCCATGGCGGCCGTGATCGATCCTTTCGGGACCGTGCCGCCGGCGCCGGCGCCGGCAAGGCCGGACGCGCCCGTCGCCCCGCAGCCAGGGCCGGCGCCGGTCCAGCCCGACCTCTTCGGCGGCGCGAACGTGACGCCGGGCAAGCGCCGGGTCAGGGCGCGCCGTCCTTGAGCAGGCGTCCGACCACGTCCGCCGGGGCGATGCCTTCCTCGAAGTCGAAGCGCTGTCCGGCCGCACGGTATTCGCCGCCGGCTTTTTCCAGCAGGCGCCGGATATCGGCGAAGCGGCTCAGCGCCTGGATCGGCAGCTTCAGGCTCCGCCCTTCCGGCTGGAGCATGGCCAGTTGCTCGCGCAGTTCCTCGATGCTGCCCGGGGCCGGTGCGAACGGGGTCGGCGGCACCGCCGGCATGCCGGCTGTACCGGCTGGGCGGGCGCTGCGCAGCTGGGCGAGTTCGGGGTCGGCGGCGTAGACGGAGGCCAGCTTCGCGCCCAGTTGCCCGAGGTCGAAGCGGCCGGCGTAGCGCCCGCCGGCCAGGAGCTGGTAGCGGACCGTGAGGCGGCCATCCTCGCCGGCGTCCAGCAGGTAATGGTCGGCCAGGCGCAGGCCGGCCGAGGGGCGGTGGATGCCGATGCGGTCGATGACGCTTTTCAGCTCGTCGTTGGCCCGTACCCGCACCGCGAAGCTGCGCGCAAGCACGCGCGGATCCTGCGGATCGAAGCCCGCGGCCCCGAGTGCCTGTACGGCGATCCCCTGCCCGATGCGCAGTGTCAGCTCGTCGACGGCATGCGCCGGCAGGCCGGTCGCATAGCGCACCGCATCCGGTCCTGCCCTGAGCGGCAGGGCGATGGACGCGAACAGGTCGGCGATGCCGGTATCAAGCAGCACGGTGCGATAGCGCGGGTCCAGCGCTTCCAGGCTCACGCCATCCGGCATGCCATCCAGCAGGCAACGCTCGCGGAGGGCCTGGTACTCGGGATCGGCCTCCAGCGCCGGCGCCGGAAAATGCAGTTCCCGCTCGATGCGCCGGCCATCGACCTCGCGCACCCGCGCCGCGCGGAACTCGTCGCGGCTCGCATCGGCGGTCGGCCAACGCTTGTGGTAGGCGGCAAACACCTTGCAGACGCCGATGTAATAGGCCAGGTCATGCACCGCGCCCGGCCCGCCGAGCGGCAGTTCGAGCTGGGAAGCCGAGACCTGGGTCCGATGCGCTTTCGGTTTCATGGTAGTCGAACGATACCGGATAGTTCCGTGCTCGAACGTTAGCGCACCAACATACGGGCCGGATCGATGCGCACTGCGATTCCCAAGTGCAAAAGTGCGCGTTCATGGCGCGATGCCTTGTAAAGTCGACCATATTGAACAGGCGGATTTGCCACCAGCTATCCGGTGAACTGGTGGCTGCTGAAATCGGGCATCAAGGAAAAAATGTAAAGCTGCCGGTGATGCACGGGCATGCCACTTGTATTACAAAAGAAATCCGTCTTTGCATATACGCTACTGTACGCAAGCGAACGGACAGGAATCGGGCTCCGCCCCAGGCTGATGAACAATCATGCGAGAACGACTCCGATTCCTGCTCAGCCGGCTGCGCGAACGGCTCTGGATAAAGCCCTTGATCGCCTGCTTCCTGTCGGTTGCGGGCGTGCTGCTGGCCCATCTTGCGGACCGCATGGCGGTCGACGGGTCGGTGCCCGAGGTGACGCAATCCTCGGTCATCGAACTGCTGAAGATCATCGCGGCGAGCATGCTGGCCATCGCCACCTTCGCAGTCGCATCGATGGTGTCGGCCTATGCCTCGGCCGGACAGATCGCCACCGCTCGCGCGTTTCCGCTGATCGTCGCCGACGACGTGTCGCAGAACGCCCTGTCGACCTTCATCGGCGCGTTCATCTTCAGCGTTGTCGGCATCAGCGCCGCGATGAACGGCTATTACGGGCGGGCCGGACGATTCACCCTGTTCGTGCTGATGGTGGTGGTCCTCGTGATCGTGGTCCTGACCTTCGTGCGCTGGGTCGACCGGATCGCGCGCCTTGGCCGCATCGGCGCCATCGTCGGCAAGGTGGAACAGGCAACGGCATCGGCGCTGGCGCGGCGGCAGCGCCAGCCGTGGCTCGGCGGCGTGGCCGCCAGGCTCCCCGCCGCCGGCATCGCGGTGCATGGCAAGGAAATCGGCTATGTGCAGCACGTCGACATGGCGCGCCTGCAGCGCCTCGCGGCCGAACACGCCGCGCGCGTCAGCGTCGCGGTGCTGCCCGGCGCCTACGTGAGTCCGGCGCGGCCGCTGTGCTACCTGGAGCGCGAGGACAGCCGAGATGCCTTCGGCGCGAACGACGCGTTCGCAAAGGCGTTCACGATTGGCCACCAGCGCCAGTTCGACGACGACCCGCGGTTCGGCATGCTGGTGCTGGCGGAAATCGCCGGGCGCGCCCTATCGCCCGGCATCAACGACCCGGGCACCGCGATCGGCGTGCTGGGCTCGCTCCAGCGGCTGTTCGCCGGCCTCGCGCGCGAGGACGCGCCGGAACCGCCGACTTGCGAACGCGTGGCCGTTCCCACCCTGGCGCTGGACGACCTGTTCGACGATGCCCTGAATGCCATCGCCCGGGACGGTGCAGGCACCGTCGAGGTGGCGATGCGGCTGCAGCGTCATCTTGGCGAACTGGGCCGGGAGCACCCTGCGCTGCGCGCCAACGCGCGCCGCCATGCCGACCTGGCCCTGGCGCGCGCTGAACGGGCGCTGGATTTTCCTCACGATATCGAGCAGGTCCGCGAACGCCACGCCGGCTACTGGCGCCGGTGCTGACCGGCGGCGCTCCGGGAACCGGACGGGCGGCAGGCCGGGGCCGGTCCTGCCGCGTCTACGCCTGCACGACCCCGGTCTTCTTCAAGGATCGCACGAAGACATACGAGGCCAGCCAGGTGGCGAATCCGACTGCCAGCACCCCGCTCGACGGCTGGGACTCCTGCCCGAGAATCACATATTCGCTCCACAGCTTCAGCACCGCCAGGGACAGGACCAGCACGAACACCGTGTTGTATTCCTTGACCAGCACCCTCCTCCAGTTGAAGCGCATGTTCCCCATGGTGTCCCGCCAGCCTTGCAGCCGCGGCCACCATCGGTTGACTTGCCGGCAATAGCGCTCGTATTCCGTTCCGAACTTCCTGCCCAGGAAAGCCTCTTCGGCCGTGACGATGCAACTGTAGGCAAACAGTACCAATGGCAGCACGCCCAGGTAGAACGCGGAGGAATGGAAGATCAGTGCGAAGCCGACCGCCATCAGGATATTCCCGACGTAAAGCGGATTGCGGCTGTGCGCAAAGACGCCACCCTGCACGAGTTTGCTGGCATAGACCTGTCGGTTCTTCCCGCCGCGTTCGATGTAGTCGTAGCCGATGGTGACGATCCGCAGCAGTTGGCCGAGCATCGCGCACAGGACCCCCGCCACGTCGAACAGGATATTCCAGGCGGCGCTGCCGAAGGGGTAAGCAGGCCGTCCCAGATACAGGGCGGCGAGGAACAGGGAGGGGCCAAGCGCGTTCCGGTATTTGAACAGGAAGTCGCCGATATTCTTTTTCATGTGTAACACCAAGTGAGCGCGTGATCGGATTTACTTGACGGCCAGGAAGCCCTCGAAGCAGACGTATTTTTGTACCGTCATGATGTCGGCGAAACCGGCGCGCCGCAGCATGTCGATGTTGCCCTGGGTCGAGAACGGTTCCATGACGCCCTTGATGCTCCTGGATTTATTGATGATTTCCGCTTCGTTGAATCCCTTGTCCAGCTTGTACTCGATATACACCTGGTTCGCGTAGTCCTGGAAACGGCCGTCGGGCGCGCGTACTTTTTCGAACATGAAGAATGCGCCGCCCCAGTTCAGCGCCCGGTAGATCTTGTCGATGAGTTCCTGCCTGGCGCGCGGCGGCATGAACTGTATCGTGTAGTTGGAAATGATCATGTCGGACTGCTCGAGCTCGAGGTCCAGCACGTTCGCATGCACGAAGGAAATACGCTGGTCGAAGGCCGTCGCACTCCTCGCCTTCTCGACCATGTCATGCACGTTGTCGATGCCGACCAGCTTCAATTCCTTCTTGTGCAGGTGGTGCTGGGCAAGCCTGGCGAGCATCTGCCCCGTCGAGCAGCCAATGTCGTGGACGACACTGTCGGCCTTGAGGAAGAAGTCGCTGTAGTGGCAGACCAGCCGGTGTCCGCTTTCATACAAAGGAATGGAGCGCTGGATATGCGAGTCGAAATCCTCGCTGATATGTTCGAACGACCATCCGGCATTGTGCTGGTTGATATTCTTGTCGACAGCTGCCATTTTATGAGTCCTCATGAGTGTGAATGTGATGCGCCGGCCCGCCGCTTATTTCAGGACACGCTGCGCAAGCATGACGATCGCGCCGGCCACCCCGATCCAGCCGAGCATCCGGAAATAGTCGAGGCCCGCCAGCAGCGTCGCCTGCTGCGCCAGCGCCTGCGCCAGGCTGGCCGCGGCCATCGCCGTCGGCTGCGCGGCGCCGTGCCTGGCCAGCGACTCGGCCAGCGCCTGAACGGCCTGGGCATACGCCGGGTCGCCGGCGACGAAGCGGCCGTTGAGCGCTGCGTAATGCATCGCGCTGCGCCCCTGCAGTCCCGCCGTCGCCGCCGCGATGCCCAGGCTGGCCCCGAACTGCGCCAGCATGTTCTTCACCTGCTGGGCATGCGAGAACACCGTCTCGTGATGCTGGACTTCGCGGAAGGTATGCATGGCCGTCGTCGCCAGCACCAGCATCACGAATACGCCATAGCAGGCCAGCGCCGGCATGAAGTCGGTCCACAGATCGGCCTGCGGGCTCAGGCTGCCGACGCGCCAGCCGAACACGGCCAGCGCCAGGAAACCGGCCAGGTAATACTTCTTCGCCGCGGGACGCCGCGGCAGGATCGCCTGCATCAGCGCCCAGGTCAGCACCGTGGCCGCCAGGCCGGCGGCCTGCACCGGGCCGATGGCTTCCCAGGCAAAGCCCAGCCCGCGCTGCAGGATGGCCGGCAGCATGTAGTTGGTGGCGCCCATCAGCGTGTAGCACAGGGTGAACAGGCTGACCCCGCTCCAGTAGCGGGCATTGCGCAGCTCGCGCAGGTGCAGCAGCGGCCGCTCGCCCCGGTGCATGGCATGCACGAAGCAGCCCAGCGCCAGCGCGCCGAGCGAGCCCGCCGCGACGAGCATCGTCAGGTCGCTGTAAAAATCGTAGTACGAGCGCTGGAAGGCATACAGCATGAAGAAGCTGCCTGTCACCAGCGCCATCAGCAGCACCGGATGCGACTGGGTGCGCAGTTCGTGCGGCGGCACCCCGGCAGGCAGGCACACCAGGGCGAGCACGGCAATCAGGAGCGCGAGGACGACCAGGATCGCGAAAATCCACTGCCAGCCGCCGTTCGACACCGCCGCCGATGCCAGGAACGCGCCGCCGGCGCTGCCTGCCGCCAGCGCGGTGGCGAAGAAACGGATGCCGGTGAAACGCGCCGGGCTGGGCGGGAACAGGTTGACCAGCACCCTGGACGATGTCATGAAGGTGCCGCCGCCGAGCGCCATCACGAGGCGGCCGGCCGTGAACTGCCCGGTCGTTGCGCTCGACGCGCAGATGGCCGCCCCGCCGATGAAGACGAACAGGGAGCACAGCATGAAGCGCCGCCAGCCGAGGCGCTCGGCCAGCCAGCGCTGCTTGCTGATCACGG
This window of the Massilia sp. WG5 genome carries:
- a CDS encoding DUF2254 domain-containing protein — encoded protein: MRERLRFLLSRLRERLWIKPLIACFLSVAGVLLAHLADRMAVDGSVPEVTQSSVIELLKIIAASMLAIATFAVASMVSAYASAGQIATARAFPLIVADDVSQNALSTFIGAFIFSVVGISAAMNGYYGRAGRFTLFVLMVVVLVIVVLTFVRWVDRIARLGRIGAIVGKVEQATASALARRQRQPWLGGVAARLPAAGIAVHGKEIGYVQHVDMARLQRLAAEHAARVSVAVLPGAYVSPARPLCYLEREDSRDAFGANDAFAKAFTIGHQRQFDDDPRFGMLVLAEIAGRALSPGINDPGTAIGVLGSLQRLFAGLAREDAPEPPTCERVAVPTLALDDLFDDALNAIARDGAGTVEVAMRLQRHLGELGREHPALRANARRHADLALARAERALDFPHDIEQVRERHAGYWRRC
- the sbcB gene encoding exodeoxyribonuclease I, which translates into the protein MNSLLAYDYETTGTDPVRDRPVQFACLRLDMELNVIGRPTALYCQPSPDHLPDPLACLLTGITPQRCQEIGLPELRFVEAVHRELAAPGTIAFGYNSIAFDDEFTRFMFWRNLIDPYAREWKDGCGRWDLLGLVRATYALRPETLEWPGDGLGGVSFALQRISAANGLPHEAAHDALSDVVATVALARRLRERQPQLFAHCLSMLDKNLALQEMDVASKSPFIHIGSGNAKAAGIRIMMPIASHPTNRNELIAWDLSKDPRQLLDIDAETMRRRLFTEPEERPGEFDPMPVCRIAANKSPPVFRNLHVLSRERAAELDIDVDAALANVPVLRGVLETVDLARLLQVVFARDPAGYDAEQALYAGFIGNVDRRLLDQLRSMDPATFATSQPGFVDPRLDELFLRYKARHYPATLSQREEDKWEEYRFRKLIEGAADNRTVSTVREAVSRCRESLAASSAPADPDQYQVLDDVLAYTNAMAAVIDPFGTVPPAPAPARPDAPVAPQPGPAPVQPDLFGGANVTPGKRRVRARRP
- a CDS encoding MFS transporter → MHIAPPPHPRLLLLTIFLLTATEYLQSGMIAFAAAPIMGGIGAGPEEFSLVSAMYACVAIAVISKQRWLAERLGWRRFMLCSLFVFIGGAAICASSATTGQFTAGRLVMALGGGTFMTSSRVLVNLFPPSPARFTGIRFFATALAAGSAGGAFLASAAVSNGGWQWIFAILVVLALLIAVLALVCLPAGVPPHELRTQSHPVLLMALVTGSFFMLYAFQRSYYDFYSDLTMLVAAGSLGALALGCFVHAMHRGERPLLHLRELRNARYWSGVSLFTLCYTLMGATNYMLPAILQRGLGFAWEAIGPVQAAGLAATVLTWALMQAILPRRPAAKKYYLAGFLALAVFGWRVGSLSPQADLWTDFMPALACYGVFVMLVLATTAMHTFREVQHHETVFSHAQQVKNMLAQFGASLGIAAATAGLQGRSAMHYAALNGRFVAGDPAYAQAVQALAESLARHGAAQPTAMAAASLAQALAQQATLLAGLDYFRMLGWIGVAGAIVMLAQRVLK
- a CDS encoding methyltransferase domain-containing protein, which gives rise to MAAVDKNINQHNAGWSFEHISEDFDSHIQRSIPLYESGHRLVCHYSDFFLKADSVVHDIGCSTGQMLARLAQHHLHKKELKLVGIDNVHDMVEKARSATAFDQRISFVHANVLDLELEQSDMIISNYTIQFMPPRARQELIDKIYRALNWGGAFFMFEKVRAPDGRFQDYANQVYIEYKLDKGFNEAEIINKSRSIKGVMEPFSTQGNIDMLRRAGFADIMTVQKYVCFEGFLAVK
- a CDS encoding isoprenylcysteine carboxylmethyltransferase family protein produces the protein MKKNIGDFLFKYRNALGPSLFLAALYLGRPAYPFGSAAWNILFDVAGVLCAMLGQLLRIVTIGYDYIERGGKNRQVYASKLVQGGVFAHSRNPLYVGNILMAVGFALIFHSSAFYLGVLPLVLFAYSCIVTAEEAFLGRKFGTEYERYCRQVNRWWPRLQGWRDTMGNMRFNWRRVLVKEYNTVFVLVLSLAVLKLWSEYVILGQESQPSSGVLAVGFATWLASYVFVRSLKKTGVVQA